Proteins from a single region of Polynucleobacter sp. KF022:
- a CDS encoding Fe-S cluster assembly transcription factor, with translation MRLTTKGRFAVTAMIDLALRETHGPVTLAGISQRQKISLSYLEQLFGKLRRFNIVESTRGPGGGYTLARPSSEVSVADIIVAVDEPLDATQCGGKGNCHTDEENHGRCMTHDLWSNLNSKMVEYLSSVSLKDLVQQQEGRGIVIQDMRQKKIKVESTKADKPAPALAAKKEAAPKAPLINSVFNLARQS, from the coding sequence ATGAGACTTACAACTAAAGGTCGTTTTGCAGTAACCGCAATGATTGATTTAGCCCTGCGTGAAACGCATGGCCCTGTAACTTTGGCTGGAATAAGCCAAAGGCAAAAAATTTCCCTTTCTTACCTCGAGCAATTGTTCGGTAAATTGCGTCGCTTCAATATTGTGGAGAGTACTCGTGGTCCTGGCGGTGGTTACACCCTGGCGCGACCATCTTCCGAGGTGAGTGTTGCTGACATCATCGTTGCAGTTGACGAGCCACTCGATGCGACTCAATGTGGCGGTAAAGGCAATTGCCATACCGATGAAGAAAATCATGGCCGCTGTATGACGCATGATCTCTGGAGTAATCTCAATTCCAAAATGGTTGAGTACTTGAGTTCAGTGAGTTTGAAAGATTTAGTGCAACAACAAGAAGGACGCGGCATTGTGATTCAAGATATGCGTCAAAAGAAAATCAAAGTTGAAAGCACTAAAGCAGATAAGCCTGCTCCTGCGCTTGCAGCTAAAAAAGAAGCCGCCCCTAAAGCACCATTAATTAATTCAGTATTTAATTTGGCGCGACAAAGTTAA
- a CDS encoding IscS subfamily cysteine desulfurase gives MFSPKHFPVYMDYSATTPIDPLVVDKMLPYLREQFGNAASRSHAYGWAAEEAVEWARSEVALLVHADPREIVFTSGATESINLALKGAAHFYKDRGNHIITVKTEHKATLDTCRELEREGFDVTYLDVLPNGLIDFAQLEAAMKPGTILASVMYVNNEIGVVQDIPAIGELCRSRSVIFHVDAAQATGKIEIDLEKTKVDLMSFSAHKTYGPKGIGALFVRRKPRIRIEAQIHGGGHERGMRSGTLAVHQIVGMGEAFRIARIDMAEENKRIRALRDRLLNGLKDIEEVYVNGDMDNRVPHNLNISFNYVEGESMLMALKDLAISSGSACTSASLEPSYVLRALGRNDELAHSSIRFTLGRFTTEEEVDFTIKLVKEKIAKLRELSPLWEMYKDGIDLSTIQWAAH, from the coding sequence ATGTTTAGCCCTAAGCACTTCCCGGTTTACATGGACTATTCCGCTACTACGCCGATTGATCCTCTTGTGGTCGACAAAATGTTGCCTTATCTGCGCGAGCAGTTCGGTAATGCTGCGTCACGCAGCCACGCTTATGGCTGGGCCGCAGAAGAGGCGGTGGAGTGGGCGCGTTCAGAAGTTGCCCTTTTGGTACATGCTGATCCACGGGAAATCGTATTTACTAGCGGCGCGACTGAAAGTATTAATTTGGCATTAAAAGGCGCTGCGCATTTTTATAAAGATCGTGGCAATCACATCATCACCGTAAAGACTGAGCACAAGGCTACTTTAGATACATGCCGCGAATTAGAGCGCGAAGGCTTTGATGTCACTTACTTAGATGTGTTGCCGAATGGTTTGATTGATTTTGCGCAACTTGAAGCTGCAATGAAGCCGGGAACAATTTTGGCCTCAGTGATGTATGTCAATAATGAAATCGGTGTTGTGCAAGATATTCCTGCGATTGGTGAATTGTGCCGTTCACGCAGCGTCATTTTTCATGTAGATGCAGCGCAAGCGACCGGCAAAATAGAAATTGATTTAGAAAAGACCAAAGTAGATTTGATGAGCTTCTCCGCTCATAAGACTTATGGACCCAAAGGTATTGGCGCCTTGTTTGTGCGTCGTAAGCCCCGTATTCGCATTGAGGCTCAGATTCATGGTGGCGGGCATGAGCGTGGTATGCGCTCTGGAACCTTAGCCGTGCATCAGATTGTTGGTATGGGCGAGGCATTCCGTATTGCTCGCATCGATATGGCCGAAGAAAACAAGCGTATCCGTGCTTTGCGTGACCGCTTATTAAATGGCTTAAAAGATATTGAAGAGGTTTATGTCAACGGCGACATGGACAATCGAGTGCCTCATAACCTGAACATTAGCTTTAACTATGTTGAGGGGGAGTCCATGCTGATGGCATTGAAGGATTTAGCGATCTCTTCCGGTTCGGCATGTACTTCAGCATCTTTGGAGCCTTCGTATGTATTGCGTGCCCTGGGCCGCAATGATGAATTAGCCCATAGCTCTATTCGTTTTACCTTAGGCCGCTTTACGACTGAGGAAGAAGTGGATTTCACCATCAAGTTGGTGAAAGAAAAGATTGCCAAGTTGCGTGAGTTATCACCACTGTGGGAAAT